The genome window CGGGTTTGGGCTCGGGAACAGACATGTTTTCCACCAAAAAATCGACGTTTTGGGGAGGCGTCAATATTGCATCGTGTTCGGCGGGAATAATCCCGGACGATTGGGCAGGTAAAATAATGCCAAAAGTGCTGCCGATGCCCGGCTCGCTTTCGAGATACATTTCGCCGCCCAAAATATTTACCAACTCGCGGGAAATGGATAGCCCCAAACCGGTGCCGCCATATTTGCGGCTGGTTGTGCCATCTGCCTGCTGAAATGCTTCGAATATCAGCTGATGTTTTTCGGGGGCAATGCCAACGCCGGAATCGCGAACGCTGATAATCAGCGCCGGATTTTCTGCCAGCGACGCACGCTGCAATTTTCGCTTCCCGTTGAAGCTGCGAACATCGATTGTCACGCCACCGGATTCGGTAAATTTGAATGCGTTGGAAAGCAAGTTTTTCAGCACCTGGCTCAGCCGGAGCGAATCCGTATCGATCATGCCCGGTGCATCTTTTTCATAATTGATGGCGAAATCCACACCCTTTTGCTCTGCGATATGTTGGAACTGTAACTCGATATCGGACAACAGGTTACGTAAATCAGTCGCACGGATATCAATTTGTAATTTACCGGATTCAACTTTCGAGAGATCCAGAATATCGTTAATCAGCGTGAGCAAATCCGTACCGGCGGAGTTGATAATTTGGGCATAGCGAATCTGCCCCTCGGTAAGATTTCCGGTTTTGTTTTCCGATAGCATTTTGGATAAAATGAGCAAACTGTTCAGCGGCGTGCGCAACTCATGCGACATATTCGCCAAAAACTCGGATTTGTATTTATTGGCAAGCTCCAGATCGCGTGCTTTTTCTTCAACCAGTTTTTGGGCGATTTTCAATTCTTCATTTTTGCGTTTTAACAACGTTTGCTGTTTTTCCAGCTCGTGGGTTTGCGCTTCCAGCTCTGTATTGGAGGTTTGGAGCGCCTGTTGTTGCAGTTGCAGTTGTTTTTCAGATTGTCGCAGCGCTGCGGTTTGTATTTCCAGCCGTTCATTTGCTTGACGCAATTCTTCCTGCTGAGTGCGTAATTCTTCAGCCTGTTTTTGAGTGGCTTCCAGCAAATCTTTCAGTTTTGTGCGCGATTCCGCCGTTTGAAAATTTATGGCGATATTGGGATTTACCTGCTCCAAAAATTGCAATTCATTTTCCGTAAATTCCCCAAATTTGCCAAGTTCGATAGCGCCGATAATGTTGCCTTCGTAAATAAATGGCGTAACCAGCACATTGGCAGGTGTTGATTCACCTAATCCTGAACGGATACTCAAATAGCCATCCGGCACATTTTTCAGGAGTATGGTTTTTTTCGTGAGCGCAGTTTGGCCGACCAAACCTTCGCCGATTTCAAATGTTTTTTGGTCATCCTGCCGGATAGCCAGCGAGTAGCTCCCCACCATCTTCAGCCGGTGCTGATCCGGCAATAAATAAATGGCGCCAACCTGCGCATCCAAATATCCGCACAAAAACTGGATCACGTTTTGAGCCATTTTTTCAATGCCCAGCTCGCCGCTCATGTGCGTGTGCAGTTCGGTTTGTCCCGTTTTCAACCAGTTTTGCTGGGTGTTTTCCTGCGATATTTCGATGAGATTGCGCTTCATTTGTTCCAGCGCATTGCCCAAAACATCCGCTTTGCTGCGAACGCGAACGGAATATGAATAATCGCCCTGCCCGATGGCATTGGCGGCGCGGGTTAGGTCTTTTGTCGCGTCGATCAGCGATACAAACGCTTTTGCCAAAAACCCGAATTCATCCCTCGTTGTAACCTGCAAAGCCACATCAACTTTGCCCTGCGCCAAATTGTTTGCTGCATTTACAATTTCATTCAACGGTTTGTCGATTGACCGGATGATGTAATAACCGAGGATGCTGAACAGCACCATCACGATAAAAATAACCGAATTGGTGAGCAGCGTCGATGCTTCATAATTGGTTTTGGTAGACCGGAATGCCTCGGTCATTTTAACTTTATTTTCGCGGGTTTTGTCTGCCAGGGTGGTTTTGATGCTGTTATACTGCTCTTTCATCACTTCCAGCGCGGCAATGGTTTCCTCATTAAATTCACCCAAAATCATGCGTCGGACGTTTTTGTCTGCCAATCGATAATAAATTGCCAGATCTTTTTCCATCCGGTTCAAAATTTCTTCGGAAATGGTGGGATTCATTCTGCCGGTATTCAATTGCAGTAGAAAAACTTTATACAGAGAATCTGCAATAACCAACTCATCTTCATCGGCGGCGGCAACGGCATTTTGCATGGCATATTGCAGCGAAAGCAGCGTTTCTTCCAGATCGCGGCTAAGCTCCAACGCCGACACATAACCGGTTTCAATTTCCGATATCAGTTGCTCATTGTTATAGCGGAAAAAATAATTGCTCATTACAATAATCACAAAAATCAAAATGGAGATAATTACCATTAATGATATTTTGTCGCGGATTTTAAGTTGACTAAACATGGTAAACCAATTTAAAATAATAGTTTATGTGGTAGAGAAAATGTTGAAATCGATATACTTTTTGAGAAATAAACGGTACTATCTAACGGTTTTTCCTGCTACAACTTGCGAAATCACATGCTTCAATTCGTCTATCCGCAACGGTTTCGCCACATATCCGTCCATTCCGGCCAACAAACATTCTTCTTTGTCGCCTTTGATCGCGTTTGCGGTTAGGGCAATAATGGGAATATGCTTGTTTTGATTTTTTTCCATTTCGCGGATGTTGCGGGTTGCGGTCAGCCCATCCATTTCCGGCATCATCACATCCATCAAAATCAAATCGAAGGCATCATTTTTGAACAAATCGAGTGCTATTTGGCCGTTTTCGGCAATTTCTATGGAATGCCCCATTTTTTCCAGCACACGATACGCGAGTTTTTGATTGACGTGATTATCTTCCGCCAGCAAAATATGCAGCGATTGGGTATTTTCCGGGTGATCCATGGTCGTTAAATCTGGCAAATGATCATCCGCAGATTCTGTTTCGTCAATCGCTTGTTTCAGCACAATTGTGAAAATGAAACTGCTGCCGGGTGTCTCTGGATTCTGTTTCAAAAAATCGGTCGGTTTTTCGCTTAATTTGCCTTCCTGAACGATAGTATATGTATTTTCAGTGTTATGATTTGCCGGACTCTCAACCCAAATTTTTCCGTTCATCAACACGACCAGTTGCGAAGAAATTGCCAGCCCCAAACCTGTTCCGCCAAATTTGCGGGAAATGGAATTGTCAACCTGGGTAAACGCATCGAAAATGTTTTCCTGCTTTTCCGGCGGTATGCCGATTCCCGTATCGGTGATGTTTAATTTCAAACAAATTTGGTCGTCATTTTGCCATTCCGGTGTAATGCTAACATAAACAAAACCGTTTTCCGTGAACTTGATGGAATTGCCAATCAGATTGATAAGTATTTGGCGCAGCCGGTCCGGATCACCGATTACCACTTGAGGAATCTCATCAGAAATGTGGTATAAAAGCGCAATGTTTTTCTCTAAAGCCCTGAAACTGAGTGCACGCAATGTTTCGTGAATCAATTTGCGGATTTCGAAAGGAAACGTGGTTAGCTCCAGTTTTTGGGCTTCTATTTTGGAAAAATCGAGAATATCGTTGATTATTTTGAGCAGCGAATCTGCGGAGTGGAGGATCATTTCGCTGTATTCGAGCTGTTCCTTCGAAAGATGGGTTTCCAGAAGCAGGTTGCTCATCCCGATGATGCCGTTCATCGGTGTGCGAATTTCGTGGCTCATATTCGCCAAAAAAACGCTTTTTGCGCGATTCGCCCGGATAGCATCGTCTTTTGCCTGCTGGAGCATATCCATTTGCATTTTAAGCTGGACGTTTTTGATTTTCAGCAGCTCTTTTTGGCGAAACAAATCAACAAAAATATCAACTTTGCTGATCAGGATTTGCGGATCAACGGGTTTAAAAATGTAATCGACCGCGCCGGCGGTATAGCCTTCAAAAATATGGCGCTCATCTTTGCTGATTGCCGTAACAAAAATAATGGGAATATGGCGGGTGCGCTCTGCTCCGCGCATCAGCTTTGCGGTTTCAAATCCATCCATTTCCGGCATTTGAACATCGAGCAACACCAATGCAAAGTCGTTTTCCAGCAGCAATTCCAGCGCTTTGTAACCGGAGTCAGCCAAAAATAATTGGCGATCGGGTGCAGCCAGTACGCTCTCCATCGCAGTCAAATTTTCCTGGCGATCATCGACAATTAAAATATTTACAGTTTGACTTTGAAAATTATCCAATAGGTTCTTCATTGATCAGACAAAACTTTTTCCGGTTATCGAATCAGGTTTATATATAATATTAACAGGGAACTATGACGTTGTTCGCGATCGGAAATTTTACTCGATCGAAATGGCGACTACCGGGAAATCCGCGATGTTGGTTTTTGTCGATACATAGCCGATAGCATTCGGGTTTTCTTCGATATATTTCAAAATTTCCAAATCGTTTGCTTTTTCCGGTGGCGGAATCCCCCGGCCGGAAAAAATCTGTTTTTGCCAGTAGGCTTTAATTTTGGAAACCTTTTTTTCATGAATTTTGGTTGAAAAAGTTATGCGAACCGGTGCGTCTTCTTTAAGTTCGATGGGCAAAATCATCTCGTTATTTTCCCAGACTTGAACCTTCTTCAGAAATATTTCAGATAACTTGTTTTTGTCTAATACTTTGATAGGGTTGGACTTATGGACAATTACAACAAAATCTGACGGTTCCCCTGCATTTAAATTAAACAGCATGCAAAGGCCAAAAATACCAACCCAGATGTTCATTTTTTTATAGTGCATTTCGTTAATCCGTTTTTTCATCGTCTGTTTAAGCTCTGCTTAGAAACTGCTGGCCAAGCTTAAAATTGCATATCTGGTTTTAAGTTGGGATTGGATATAGGGGTTTATGTATTGATCTTCGACCAAAAATCCTTCGGTAGTATGTGCTTCCACCTTTATTACCAAATTTGCGGAAAATGCATAATTTAGGGCAACGCCAAAATCCTGATGGAATTTTTTATCTATATAAGTGCCGCCGATCAGATTGCCCATATCGAATGGTACGTAGAATTGATGAAATTTTATGGTTTCGTATTGCAGGTTCATCGACAAATCGCCAACCAAACTCAAACCACCCTGTATGTAATAGCTGTTCATGTAAAACGGAGAGTTGACAACGGAAATGATGTTGTCTTCCGCACGGATGGTAAATCGCTCGAAATCGCCTTCGATGGAAGCTAGATAGCTGGTAATTGACGGCTCTTGCAGGTTCGCTAATTGAACAAAACTTAATCCCCGCGTCAGAATTCCGTAATAGCCGCTAAATCCGAATCGCAATCCGTCGATGGGTGTGAATAACCAGCCCTGATAGCCAAATGCACGTTCAATGTCTGCTTCGTCTACAACCAACGTAACTTCGTTGGTTAAGAGTGATTGCAACTTATACCATTCCAGCCAGCTCCATTGCCCGGCAAAAACATCACTACGAACGCTCCAGTTTTTCCCCAGTTGATGGGTGTAGCTTAGCACAATCCCGTTCACCGCTTCGCTGGAAGCACGGGATTCTGAATAAACAGAAGTTGGCGCCCGGTAAAACGGGAGCAGTACACTTACGTCCCGCAATTCGTTCATGATGCCTAATGGCATTTGCACTTTCCCGAATTTGATGGAAAATGCTGGCGAAAAATGGTGCTCGAAAAATCCCCAGTCCAATTCGAGATCTTGATTAACCAACATGGTTGGGTTTTTGCCGAGCCGTTTGTGCGCCAGTTGTACCACAAAGTTATTGGTTTCGTTAACGTCAAACCGGAATTGGAGTGCCAGATTGCGATAATCACTGGTGCCATCCGTTGGGATACCAAAAATCTGGTGATCATCGCTGATGGCAAATCCCTGCGTCAGATGTCCGAAAACCCGCAATTTAGACTGTCCGGAAACACTCAAAGACAGTGCTATAAATGCAATAAAAATAGTTGTAATGCGTTTCATACTATCATAGCCCCGTTAAAAAATTCACGACTTGTTACTCATCTATTATCGTGATTTATTAATATTTCATAACCCACTGGGTCAGTTTTTTTATCGGTTCGATCACAATGCTCTCAACTGTTTTTAAAAACTCGTTGCCAGGCTTAAAATTGCATATCTGGTTCGTAAGGCATCCGGCAGATAGGGCGTGGTAAATTGGTCCTCGACAAAAAAACCGTTGGTTGAATGAACTTCTAACTTTATCACAATATTCGATGAAAATGTGTAGTTCAACCCGACACCAAAATC of Calditrichia bacterium contains these proteins:
- a CDS encoding response regulator, which produces MFSQLKIRDKISLMVIISILIFVIIVMSNYFFRYNNEQLISEIETGYVSALELSRDLEETLLSLQYAMQNAVAAADEDELVIADSLYKVFLLQLNTGRMNPTISEEILNRMEKDLAIYYRLADKNVRRMILGEFNEETIAALEVMKEQYNSIKTTLADKTRENKVKMTEAFRSTKTNYEASTLLTNSVIFIVMVLFSILGYYIIRSIDKPLNEIVNAANNLAQGKVDVALQVTTRDEFGFLAKAFVSLIDATKDLTRAANAIGQGDYSYSVRVRSKADVLGNALEQMKRNLIEISQENTQQNWLKTGQTELHTHMSGELGIEKMAQNVIQFLCGYLDAQVGAIYLLPDQHRLKMVGSYSLAIRQDDQKTFEIGEGLVGQTALTKKTILLKNVPDGYLSIRSGLGESTPANVLVTPFIYEGNIIGAIELGKFGEFTENELQFLEQVNPNIAINFQTAESRTKLKDLLEATQKQAEELRTQQEELRQANERLEIQTAALRQSEKQLQLQQQALQTSNTELEAQTHELEKQQTLLKRKNEELKIAQKLVEEKARDLELANKYKSEFLANMSHELRTPLNSLLILSKMLSENKTGNLTEGQIRYAQIINSAGTDLLTLINDILDLSKVESGKLQIDIRATDLRNLLSDIELQFQHIAEQKGVDFAINYEKDAPGMIDTDSLRLSQVLKNLLSNAFKFTESGGVTIDVRSFNGKRKLQRASLAENPALIISVRDSGVGIAPEKHQLIFEAFQQADGTTSRKYGGTGLGLSISRELVNILGGEMYLESEPGIGSTFGIILPAQSSGIIPAEHDAILTPPQNVDFLVENMSVPEPKPEPIAIKDDRANLESGDRVILIIEDDPEFANILLTFVHDRNFKGIIAGDGDTGLQFAQQLMPHGIILDLGLPGRNGWNVLDTLKNDSVTRHIPVHVISGQSALDDALKLGAIGVMHKPVSVEQLQSAFLKIERIAERYPKKLLIVEDDDNLRENLADFFASEDLQITTFANGTEAIDVLNKDEFDCILLDLGLKDMSGIDLLESLQSQPNVTLPAVIIYTGKELSPDEQGQLQLLAQRVLKKGHCPPEKLLDETNLFLHRLTERMPENQQQMVESLPAKAEIIEGKKILLVDDDMRNLFALTQVLESRGMKVSTGKNGVQALKMLASDPHQDLILMDIMMPEMDGFEAMRQIRSQEIFKNTPIIALTAKVMQSDRDSCFSAGANDFLPKPVDEEHLISLIRVWLSQ
- a CDS encoding response regulator, whose protein sequence is MKNLLDNFQSQTVNILIVDDRQENLTAMESVLAAPDRQLFLADSGYKALELLLENDFALVLLDVQMPEMDGFETAKLMRGAERTRHIPIIFVTAISKDERHIFEGYTAGAVDYIFKPVDPQILISKVDIFVDLFRQKELLKIKNVQLKMQMDMLQQAKDDAIRANRAKSVFLANMSHEIRTPMNGIIGMSNLLLETHLSKEQLEYSEMILHSADSLLKIINDILDFSKIEAQKLELTTFPFEIRKLIHETLRALSFRALEKNIALLYHISDEIPQVVIGDPDRLRQILINLIGNSIKFTENGFVYVSITPEWQNDDQICLKLNITDTGIGIPPEKQENIFDAFTQVDNSISRKFGGTGLGLAISSQLVVLMNGKIWVESPANHNTENTYTIVQEGKLSEKPTDFLKQNPETPGSSFIFTIVLKQAIDETESADDHLPDLTTMDHPENTQSLHILLAEDNHVNQKLAYRVLEKMGHSIEIAENGQIALDLFKNDAFDLILMDVMMPEMDGLTATRNIREMEKNQNKHIPIIALTANAIKGDKEECLLAGMDGYVAKPLRIDELKHVISQVVAGKTVR
- a CDS encoding substrate-binding domain-containing protein; this encodes MHYKKMNIWVGIFGLCMLFNLNAGEPSDFVVIVHKSNPIKVLDKNKLSEIFLKKVQVWENNEMILPIELKEDAPVRITFSTKIHEKKVSKIKAYWQKQIFSGRGIPPPEKANDLEILKYIEENPNAIGYVSTKTNIADFPVVAISIE